Proteins from one Porites lutea chromosome 3, jaPorLute2.1, whole genome shotgun sequence genomic window:
- the LOC140931330 gene encoding abl interactor 1-like, protein MADVDSLLLSLIEKEIPEGRQALRDGHENLAKVAAYCEQKYIETNNRYKSGSDRGQALKETSAVLTETKQFATQSLASVAYQINTLALNMLSLLDQQVLKMQDMESRINHIAETVDIHKEKVARREIGVLASSKMTGRTHRIIAPAEQEKAMRYARRTTDYSILDNIGHGVKTTESQVTRRKSSRKLKPQPQDTQAAKGSMRQQFYKRPAINTKPPPPPVPPPMPPSVPPGTIVEAEQPPPYPTIPTTPPPPEPPFSSGNDAMVAPPPPPPPPPPPSAGPFVPSPSDIPAPPPPPGPPNPPHPPPLGGALLSPPPPLGGALLSPPPPPPLPGADGEPNLNSPDPTDTYESVVDALSPFPPPPPAAEDFYQSPSSLPMPAPPEDVYQTPPPPTDTQPWTPKDYIEKVISLYSYEQQRDDELTFSEGVIIYVVKKNDDGWFEGVTEGGKTGLFPGNYVEVCL, encoded by the exons ATGGCGGATGTTGACAGCTTACTACTCTCGTTGATCGAGAAAGAAATACCAGAAGGTCGCCAGGCTTTGAGAGATGGGCACGAAAACCTGGCTAAAGTGGCAGCTTACTGCGAGCAGAAGTACATAGAAACGAATAATCGATATAAATCGGGCTCTGATCGTGGACAAGCGCTAAAAGAGACCAGTGCTGTCCTGACCGAGACGAAACAGTTTGCGACACAATCTTTGGCTAGTGTTGCTTATCAGATAAATACCTTGGCTCTGAACATGTTGAGTCTGTTAGATCAACAAGTCTTGAAAATGCAGGATATGGAATCAAGGATAAATCACATCGCCGAG ACTGTTGATATCCACAAGGAAAAAGTGGCACGGAGAGAAATTGGTGTCTTGGCTTCTAGTAAAATGACAGGACGAACACATAGGATCATAGCTCCAGCTGAGCAGGAAAAAGCTATGCGATATGCTCGAAGGACCACAGACTACTCTATCCTGGATAACATAG GTCATGGTGTAAAGACAACTGAGTCTCAAGTGACACGACGCAAGAGCTCCAGAAAGTTAAAACCACAGCCACAAGATACTCAAGCAGCTAAGGGCAGCATGCGGCAACAGTTCTACAAGCGTCCAGCTATAAACACAAAACCTCCACCCCCTCCAGTACCACCCCCAATGCCCCCATCTGTACCGCCTGGAACAATCGTTGAAGCTGAACAACCCCCACCATACCCCACTATACctaccacccctccccctccggaACCTCCATTCTCTTCGGGTAATGATGCCATGGTtgcacccccacccccaccaccaccaccaccaccaccctcTGCAGGTCCATTTGTTCCATCACCTTCTGATATTCCCgctcctcccccaccccctgggCCTCCaaaccctccccaccccccaccccttgGAGGAGCATTGTtgtccccacccccaccccttgGAGGAGCATTGTTGTCCCCACCCCCACCTCCTCCTTTGCCAGGTGCAGATGGTGAACCTAACCTAAACTCACCAG ATCCCACTGATACTTATGAATCTGTTGTCG ATGCTTTGAGTCCatttcccccaccccctcctgcTGCGGAAGATTTTTACCAGTCGCCATCATCACTTCCGATGCCAGCACCACCTGAAGACGTGTACCAGACTCCTCCTCCGCCTACAGATACACAGCCCTGGACACCTAAAGACTATATTGAAAAGG TGATTTCGCTGTATAGTTATGAACAGCAAAGAGATGATGAGCTTACCTTCTCAGAAGGAGTCATTATATACGTTGTCAAGAAGAACGATGACGGCTGGTTTGAGGGAGTCACAGAGGGAGGAAAAACTGGTCTCTTTCCTGGAAACTACGTGGAAGTTTGCCTTTAA